The following are encoded together in the Gilvimarinus sp. DA14 genome:
- a CDS encoding UPF0149 family protein translates to MSEIEKLVNGFELWDERFAPLEALNSPAELQGMLCGRLCGTPLNEADWLRLVSDFMALTDEPDQATTDALLDFLKQTRGQLGGEGFSFVLLLPDDDQSMSERVEALSQWCHGFLSGFGASGAVEQGEVNPDIADTLEDFSAIVQIESDDNDAASAESDFIEVAEYVRMSALTLYQAFHGSDNPAPISPDSGTLH, encoded by the coding sequence ATGTCTGAAATTGAAAAACTGGTCAATGGCTTTGAGTTGTGGGATGAGCGCTTTGCCCCGCTGGAAGCCTTGAACAGTCCGGCGGAATTGCAGGGTATGCTCTGTGGCCGCCTCTGCGGTACGCCCTTAAATGAGGCCGATTGGCTGCGCTTGGTGAGCGACTTTATGGCGTTGACTGACGAGCCCGATCAGGCAACCACCGATGCGCTGCTGGATTTTTTAAAACAAACTCGGGGCCAGTTGGGCGGTGAAGGTTTCAGCTTTGTGTTGCTGCTGCCCGATGATGACCAAAGTATGTCGGAGCGGGTTGAGGCATTGTCGCAGTGGTGCCATGGCTTTTTGAGCGGTTTTGGCGCTTCGGGCGCCGTTGAACAGGGCGAGGTGAATCCGGACATCGCCGATACCCTGGAGGACTTTTCAGCCATTGTGCAAATTGAGTCGGACGATAACGACGCGGCCAGCGCCGAGTCCGATTTTATTGAAGTGGCTGAATATGTGCGCATGTCGGCGCTGACTTTGTACCAGGCCTTTCATGGCAGCGACAATCCGGCCCCTATTTCACCCGATTCCGGAACCTTGCATTGA
- the rpmG gene encoding 50S ribosomal protein L33 — protein MREKIRLNSSAGTGHFYTTDKNKRTMPEKMEIKKFDPVARKHVIYKEGKIK, from the coding sequence ATGCGCGAGAAGATTCGTCTGAACTCTAGTGCCGGCACCGGTCATTTTTACACGACCGACAAAAACAAGCGCACCATGCCCGAGAAAATGGAGATCAAAAAATTTGATCCCGTTGCTCGTAAGCATGTGATCTACAAAGAAGGCAAAATCAAGTAA
- a CDS encoding 5-formyltetrahydrofolate cyclo-ligase, giving the protein MTQSRQLLRRQLRQRRRSLPPSAQRRAGQALIQQLQNHPWLTNTKKVALYWPADGELDPRPLAKRLWRAGVKCYLPVLHPWQKRQLWFTPFTPATRFRRNRFGIAEPIAHQSAPLSARHLDLVLTPLVGFDRTGGRLGMGGGFYDTTFAFKRRTPGHSKPKLIGLAHSCQEVEKLPLEPWDIPLDAVVTEREVIVGRRRSDAERLSRSHPLSNPKHGS; this is encoded by the coding sequence ATGACTCAATCCCGCCAACTTTTACGCCGACAGTTGCGTCAACGACGTCGATCTCTGCCACCCAGTGCCCAGCGCCGGGCGGGACAAGCGCTAATTCAGCAACTACAGAATCACCCCTGGCTCACGAATACAAAAAAAGTGGCCTTGTACTGGCCCGCTGACGGCGAACTGGACCCGCGTCCGCTGGCTAAAAGACTGTGGCGTGCGGGGGTAAAATGCTATTTACCCGTTCTTCACCCCTGGCAAAAAAGACAACTCTGGTTCACTCCCTTTACCCCCGCTACTCGGTTTCGCCGCAACCGCTTTGGTATTGCCGAGCCCATCGCTCACCAAAGCGCTCCTTTATCGGCACGACATTTAGATCTGGTGTTAACGCCGCTGGTCGGCTTTGACCGCACCGGCGGCAGGCTGGGCATGGGCGGCGGCTTTTACGACACCACCTTCGCGTTTAAACGCCGCACCCCCGGCCACAGCAAACCCAAGCTGATCGGCCTGGCGCACTCGTGTCAGGAGGTGGAAAAACTGCCGCTGGAGCCCTGGGATATACCGCTGGATGCGGTAGTGACGGAAAGGGAAGTGATTGTCGGACGTCGGAGGTCTGACGCGGAACGATTGTCTCGTTCCCATCCGCTGTCAAACCCCAAGCATGGATCTTGA
- the rpmB gene encoding 50S ribosomal protein L28 has protein sequence MSKVCQVTGKRPVTGNNVSHAKNHTKRRFLPNLHTHRFWVEAEKRFVKLRVSAKGMRVIDKRGIEAVLADLRARGEKV, from the coding sequence ATGTCTAAGGTATGTCAGGTTACCGGCAAGCGTCCCGTAACTGGAAACAATGTATCTCACGCAAAAAACCACACCAAGCGTCGTTTTTTGCCTAATCTGCACACCCACCGTTTTTGGGTAGAAGCGGAGAAGCGTTTTGTAAAACTGCGCGTATCAGCCAAAGGCATGCGCGTAATCGATAAGCGTGGCATTGAGGCTGTTTTGGCTGATCTGCGCGCGCGTGGTGAAAAGGTTTAA
- a CDS encoding cell division protein ZapA, whose protein sequence is MSNETVHVRILDKEYQVACPAEERSALLESAQILDERMRLIKSSGGVIGLERIAVMAALNLSHELLQARSSSAASSKDVESLNRMQEKIEAQLDKLSPV, encoded by the coding sequence GTGAGCAACGAAACCGTACACGTCAGAATTCTGGACAAAGAATATCAAGTGGCCTGCCCTGCCGAAGAGCGCAGCGCGCTGCTGGAATCGGCACAAATTCTCGATGAGCGCATGCGCCTTATTAAAAGCAGCGGCGGTGTTATTGGTCTGGAGCGCATTGCTGTGATGGCGGCTTTGAATCTGAGCCACGAACTGCTGCAGGCAAGATCCTCTAGTGCCGCTAGCAGCAAGGATGTCGAATCATTAAACCGCATGCAGGAAAAAATTGAAGCTCAACTGGATAAGCTTAGTCCTGTTTAA
- the rpiA gene encoding ribose-5-phosphate isomerase RpiA yields MNQDQLKQAVARAAIDYITPKLEKDSILGIGTGSTANFFIDMLGELKDDFAAAVASSDASAEKLKALGIEVLDLNEVSELLAYVDGADESNAQLALIKGGGAALTREKIVRAVAREFICIADESKWVKVLGEFPLPVEVIPMARSYVARELVKLGGDPVYREGVVTDNGNVILDVHNLSIVDPKDLELKINQITGVVANGLFAHKGADVLLLGRSDGVETITPK; encoded by the coding sequence ATGAATCAGGATCAGCTCAAACAAGCGGTCGCACGCGCCGCCATTGACTATATTACCCCCAAGCTGGAGAAAGACAGTATTCTCGGTATTGGTACTGGCTCCACCGCCAACTTTTTTATCGATATGCTGGGCGAGCTAAAAGACGACTTTGCCGCCGCCGTCGCCAGCTCTGATGCCTCGGCCGAAAAATTAAAAGCCCTGGGCATTGAGGTACTGGATTTAAACGAAGTTTCCGAGCTACTCGCCTATGTAGACGGCGCCGATGAATCCAATGCACAGCTGGCCCTGATTAAAGGCGGCGGCGCTGCCCTGACTCGCGAGAAAATCGTACGCGCCGTAGCACGCGAGTTTATTTGTATTGCCGACGAGAGCAAGTGGGTAAAAGTGCTAGGGGAGTTTCCGTTGCCGGTCGAAGTCATTCCCATGGCGCGCTCTTATGTCGCCCGCGAGCTGGTAAAACTGGGCGGCGATCCGGTCTATCGCGAAGGCGTGGTCACCGATAACGGCAACGTCATTCTCGATGTGCACAACCTTTCTATCGTCGACCCCAAGGACCTGGAACTGAAAATCAACCAGATTACCGGTGTGGTCGCCAACGGCTTGTTCGCTCACAAAGGGGCGGATGTATTACTGCTGGGGCGCAGCGATGGGGTGGAGACGATAACGCCGAAATAA
- a CDS encoding TIGR02449 family protein, protein MSDEQLHTLEVKLDELLRQCSRLQQENTELKQRENDWQRERVRLVEKNELARSRVEAMISRLKSLEAE, encoded by the coding sequence ATGTCAGACGAACAGCTACACACCCTGGAAGTCAAACTGGACGAACTGCTGCGCCAGTGCAGTCGGTTGCAGCAGGAAAATACCGAACTCAAGCAGCGCGAAAACGACTGGCAGCGCGAAAGGGTACGCTTAGTAGAAAAAAATGAGCTGGCCCGCTCGCGAGTCGAAGCCATGATCTCGCGCCTAAAAAGTCTAGAAGCTGAATAA
- the coaBC gene encoding bifunctional phosphopantothenoylcysteine decarboxylase/phosphopantothenate--cysteine ligase CoaBC translates to MSTLQNKRILLGVTGGIAAYKAAELVRRLREGGAEVRVAMTRAACEFITPMTMQALSGQAVHTSLLDPEAEAAMGHIELARWADAILVAPASADFIARLHAGMGDDLLTTLCLATRAPIYIAPAMNQAMWDSASTQANIAALQSRGIIAFGPGSGSQACGEIGPGRMLEPIDLATRLADTFSAGSLTGSTVVITAGPTREALDPVRYLSNHSSGKMGYALAEAAIAAGAKVILISGPCQLPAPEGAELLAVESAEQMLAASLAAAASADIFIAAAAVCDYRPLNISEQKIKKNGKDPLTLKLVANPDIIASVVAAQPNLFSVAFAAETEHVLDYARAKRQRKGVNCIIANDVSAAGIGFNSDDNAVTVIDESSELTLDKRSKSQLARALIDLLAEKSKNIKDQAL, encoded by the coding sequence ATGAGCACCCTGCAAAACAAACGCATACTGCTCGGGGTAACCGGCGGAATTGCCGCCTACAAAGCCGCCGAACTGGTGCGCCGCCTGCGCGAGGGTGGCGCCGAGGTGCGGGTAGCCATGACCCGCGCGGCCTGTGAATTTATCACCCCCATGACCATGCAGGCACTATCCGGTCAAGCCGTGCACACTTCGTTGCTGGACCCCGAGGCCGAGGCCGCAATGGGTCACATAGAGTTGGCCCGCTGGGCCGATGCCATTCTAGTTGCGCCAGCCAGCGCCGATTTTATTGCCCGACTGCATGCCGGCATGGGCGACGACCTGCTTACCACCCTGTGCCTGGCCACCCGCGCACCTATTTATATCGCCCCGGCCATGAATCAGGCCATGTGGGACTCGGCCAGCACCCAGGCCAATATCGCCGCCCTGCAAAGCCGGGGCATTATCGCCTTTGGCCCGGGCAGCGGCAGTCAGGCCTGCGGGGAAATCGGGCCCGGCCGCATGCTCGAACCCATTGACCTAGCCACACGCCTGGCAGACACCTTTAGCGCCGGCTCTTTAACTGGAAGCACGGTAGTTATTACCGCCGGCCCCACCCGTGAAGCGCTGGACCCAGTGCGCTATCTCAGTAATCACAGCTCGGGAAAAATGGGCTATGCGCTGGCCGAAGCCGCTATTGCCGCCGGCGCCAAGGTGATTTTAATCAGCGGCCCCTGCCAATTGCCCGCCCCCGAGGGCGCAGAACTACTTGCCGTCGAGAGCGCCGAGCAGATGCTGGCCGCCAGCCTGGCAGCTGCCGCCAGTGCGGATATTTTTATCGCCGCTGCCGCCGTGTGTGACTACCGACCGCTTAACATCAGCGAGCAGAAAATCAAAAAGAACGGCAAAGACCCGCTCACGCTGAAACTGGTGGCCAATCCAGACATTATCGCCAGCGTGGTGGCCGCCCAGCCAAATCTGTTCAGCGTCGCTTTTGCAGCCGAGACCGAGCACGTTCTGGACTATGCTAGAGCGAAGCGCCAACGCAAAGGCGTAAACTGTATTATTGCCAATGACGTCAGCGCAGCCGGCATCGGCTTTAACAGCGACGACAATGCCGTCACCGTGATTGATGAATCTTCCGAACTCACTCTCGACAAACGCAGCAAGTCGCAATTGGCCCGCGCACTGATCGACCTGCTGGCGGAAAAAAGTAAAAACATAAAGGACCAGGCACTATGA
- the radC gene encoding DNA repair protein RadC, protein MSIAHWPVGERPREKLLERGAAALSDAELLAIFLRTGCAGKSAVDLARELLIEFGGLRPLMEASRESFCRGEGLGDAKFTQLQAVLEMARRHLGESLQTGDALTSPDLVRRYLVAQLRHSPREVFALLLLDNQHRLIRYEPLFYGTLDGASVYPREVVKLVLASNAAAVILAHNHPSGVAEPSQADRLITEKLVAALELVGVRVLDHMVVGDGEVISFAERGFL, encoded by the coding sequence ATGTCTATAGCGCACTGGCCCGTGGGTGAAAGGCCGCGGGAAAAGCTTCTCGAACGGGGCGCTGCCGCTCTATCCGATGCTGAATTGCTGGCGATTTTTCTGCGCACCGGTTGCGCGGGCAAGTCGGCGGTGGATTTGGCACGCGAGCTTCTGATCGAGTTTGGCGGTTTACGGCCCCTAATGGAGGCATCGCGGGAATCCTTCTGCCGGGGCGAGGGCCTGGGTGATGCAAAGTTTACCCAGTTGCAGGCGGTGTTAGAAATGGCTCGGCGTCATTTGGGTGAATCTCTGCAAACGGGTGATGCATTGACCAGCCCCGATCTGGTGCGGCGTTATCTGGTGGCGCAGTTACGCCACAGCCCACGGGAGGTTTTTGCCCTGCTTCTATTGGACAATCAGCACCGGTTGATTCGTTACGAGCCTCTGTTTTACGGCACCTTGGACGGCGCCAGCGTATACCCCCGCGAGGTGGTCAAACTGGTGTTGGCCAGCAATGCGGCGGCGGTGATTCTTGCTCATAACCATCCCTCGGGAGTGGCCGAGCCCAGTCAGGCCGATCGGCTTATCACCGAGAAACTGGTGGCGGCGCTGGAGCTGGTGGGGGTGCGGGTGTTGGATCATATGGTGGTGGGCGACGGCGAGGTCATCTCCTTCGCCGAGCGAGGTTTTCTATAA
- the ilvA gene encoding threonine ammonia-lyase, biosynthetic, giving the protein MTDSYIKRILNARIYDLAVETPLDDARLLSQRTDNKVLLKREDLQPVFSFKIRGAYNKLLQLTDAERDKGVIAASAGNHAQGLALSAQHLGVKATIVMPRTTPAIKVDAVRARGAKVVLHGDNFDEAAAHTQKLIEEKGYTYVHPFDDPDVIAGQGTVAMEILRQYPKHIDAIFVAVGGGGLCAGVAAYVKYVRPDVKVFAVESEESACLAAAMEKKRRVKLPQVGIFADGVAVAQIGKETFKVIKDNIDGVITVNTDEICAGIKDIFEDTRSIAEPAGGVSVAGLKKYVAEHGISGQTLVAIDSGANINFDRLRYISERTEIGEKREAILAVTIPERPGAYKEFCQALGKRSITEFNYRYADADKARIFVGVQVSADPNDRDELVGELREQGYDLVDMTDNELAKLHIRHMVGGHASGVDDEMVFRFEFPERPGALLQFLNLVAGRWNISLFHYRNHGSAFGRVLVGMEVPAKERAQVRKFLAEINYPFWEETDNEAYQYFLG; this is encoded by the coding sequence ATGACAGACTCCTACATCAAAAGAATTCTCAATGCGCGTATTTACGATCTGGCAGTGGAAACGCCGCTGGATGACGCGCGCTTATTGTCGCAGCGCACCGACAACAAAGTATTGCTTAAGCGTGAAGATCTGCAGCCGGTGTTCAGCTTTAAAATTCGCGGTGCTTACAACAAGTTGTTGCAGCTGACGGATGCCGAGCGCGATAAAGGCGTTATCGCGGCATCGGCTGGCAACCACGCTCAGGGGCTGGCGCTGAGTGCTCAGCACCTGGGAGTTAAGGCGACCATTGTGATGCCGCGTACGACTCCGGCCATCAAAGTGGATGCTGTGCGCGCGCGAGGCGCTAAAGTGGTCTTGCACGGCGATAATTTTGATGAGGCCGCCGCCCATACGCAAAAGTTGATTGAAGAAAAAGGCTACACCTATGTGCATCCGTTCGATGACCCGGATGTCATCGCCGGGCAGGGCACCGTGGCGATGGAAATTTTACGTCAGTACCCCAAGCACATCGACGCTATTTTTGTCGCGGTAGGTGGCGGCGGCTTGTGTGCCGGTGTGGCGGCGTATGTGAAGTATGTGCGCCCCGACGTGAAAGTGTTTGCGGTCGAGTCTGAAGAGTCTGCGTGCCTCGCAGCCGCGATGGAGAAAAAGCGCCGGGTGAAGCTGCCCCAAGTGGGTATTTTTGCCGATGGTGTGGCCGTGGCGCAGATTGGTAAAGAGACCTTTAAGGTCATTAAAGACAATATCGACGGGGTTATTACGGTCAATACCGACGAAATTTGCGCGGGTATAAAAGATATTTTTGAAGATACCCGTTCAATTGCCGAGCCTGCGGGCGGGGTCAGTGTTGCGGGCTTGAAAAAGTATGTGGCTGAGCACGGCATTAGCGGCCAGACCTTGGTGGCCATCGACAGTGGCGCGAATATTAATTTTGATCGCTTGCGTTATATCTCTGAGCGCACCGAAATCGGCGAAAAGCGCGAGGCTATTCTGGCGGTAACCATCCCTGAGCGCCCCGGTGCTTACAAAGAGTTTTGCCAGGCGTTGGGTAAACGCAGTATCACCGAATTTAATTATCGCTACGCTGACGCCGATAAGGCCCGTATTTTTGTCGGTGTGCAGGTCTCGGCCGATCCCAATGATCGCGACGAGCTGGTCGGTGAGTTGCGCGAGCAGGGCTATGATTTGGTGGATATGACCGATAACGAGCTGGCCAAGTTGCATATCCGCCATATGGTGGGAGGTCATGCCTCGGGGGTGGATGATGAAATGGTGTTCCGCTTTGAGTTTCCCGAGCGTCCCGGTGCCTTATTGCAGTTTTTAAATTTAGTGGCGGGGCGCTGGAACATATCCCTATTTCATTATCGCAATCACGGTTCGGCTTTTGGGCGGGTACTTGTGGGCATGGAAGTGCCGGCCAAAGAGCGCGCCCAAGTGCGTAAATTCTTGGCTGAGATCAATTATCCGTTTTGGGAAGAGACGGATAATGAAGCCTATCAGTATTTTTTGGGGTAG
- the argB gene encoding acetylglutamate kinase, producing the protein MSLDRDAAMNIAKVLTEALPYIQRFTGKTIVVKFGGNAMVDEELQNSFARDIVMMKLVGMNPIVVHGGGPQIGDLLNKLNIDSKFVNGMRVTDSKTMDVVEMVLGGTVNKQIVSLINRNGGEAIGVTGKDGQLIRAKKLEVKAQTPEVSTSEIIDIGHVGEVASINKSVIDMLLNSDFIPVIAPIGVGKDGASYNINADLVAGKIAEVLQAEKLMLLTNVAGLMNKDGEILTGLSTSQVDELIADGTIYGGMLPKISCALDAVKCGVTSAHIVDGRVSHAVLLEIFTDVGVGTLITNKSV; encoded by the coding sequence ATGTCTCTTGATCGCGATGCTGCGATGAACATTGCCAAGGTGCTGACCGAGGCTCTGCCCTATATCCAACGTTTTACCGGTAAAACTATTGTCGTCAAGTTTGGCGGCAACGCCATGGTGGACGAGGAACTGCAAAACAGTTTTGCCCGCGATATTGTGATGATGAAACTGGTGGGCATGAACCCCATCGTCGTTCACGGTGGCGGCCCACAGATTGGCGACCTATTAAACAAGCTCAATATCGACTCCAAGTTCGTCAATGGCATGCGGGTTACCGACAGCAAAACCATGGACGTAGTGGAAATGGTGCTGGGCGGTACGGTAAACAAGCAGATTGTCAGCTTGATTAACCGCAACGGTGGTGAAGCGATAGGCGTTACCGGCAAAGACGGGCAGCTTATTCGCGCGAAGAAGCTTGAGGTAAAGGCGCAAACTCCCGAAGTATCCACCTCGGAAATTATCGATATCGGCCACGTGGGAGAGGTTGCCTCTATCAACAAATCCGTAATCGATATGCTGCTCAACAGTGATTTTATACCTGTGATTGCCCCCATCGGAGTAGGCAAAGACGGCGCCTCGTACAATATCAACGCCGATTTGGTCGCCGGAAAAATTGCCGAAGTTTTGCAGGCCGAAAAGCTGATGCTGCTGACGAATGTGGCTGGCCTGATGAACAAAGATGGTGAAATTCTCACCGGCCTTTCTACCTCACAGGTAGATGAACTGATTGCCGACGGCACCATTTACGGCGGCATGTTGCCGAAAATCAGCTGCGCTCTGGATGCCGTAAAATGCGGGGTCACCTCAGCGCATATCGTCGATGGTCGCGTCTCGCACGCTGTGTTGCTGGAAATCTTTACCGATGTCGGCGTAGGCACCTTAATCACCAATAAATCCGTATAA
- a CDS encoding phosphomannomutase/phosphoglucomutase, which translates to MTQQQGNPATAPDSDTETAKPKLTRGERRAQEAKQKLHAKRHRLLFVLVGVTLAINALIAFLLHDSMVEEKQRQRVAQAASENAASAARAIETYITERIETVEQWSADPELAAAIEARDAQRLEAITARLARGQEDLLALRAYPEGSEALIREHGAPVRYAELDLIRRSTRRQDTLAEVAPLDSGWQLHIARPVPPQGEQNAAGSLLATFKPQTAVTSLNNANAQLGKTELQQSFSSHKPLMLTSIGEGSAAPAAEQKIANSYLSIKFTPSQRLVDQSAELPGMWILTISLLVTAGLALALLLPRLLIRPKSGAEGEGLILPQQYKDSRNETADNQEDNEPASPPQPGSLYQSQDILDIEVIEEDADILGLDSAEPRKKAPAQPTPSASHAEVPDQVFRAYDIRGKVSDGLTPELAMQVGLAFGSEVQDQGETSVVVARDGRNHSPELCESLIEGLLASGCDVINIGVVPTPLMNFAVCELPGTNSGVMVTASHNGAEYNGFKMVINGESLADTAIKDIRSRINQRRYLEGQGELTEEDIVADYIDRIFSDVALAGQITVVIDAGNAVTGAVAPQLFEELGCDVIPLYCELDGNFPNHAPDPSSATNLQDLIAKVKETEADLGLAFDGDGDRLGVVTPAGQIIWPDQLLMLFAKDILSRNPGADVLFDVKCSKQLNQLISSYGGRPIMWKTGHSHMKQKMQETGALIGGEYSGHIFIKERWYGFDDGLYAAARMLEIITLRDQPIDEVFAAFPMLPSTPEIRIPVAEEQKFKLIERLCNEGDFQNGKATTIDGLRVDFSKGWGLARASNTGPEITLRFEAESEETLNKLQQLFKRELLKIDKNLNLEF; encoded by the coding sequence ATGACCCAGCAACAGGGCAATCCGGCCACAGCGCCGGACAGTGATACCGAAACCGCCAAGCCCAAGCTGACCAGGGGAGAGAGACGCGCCCAGGAAGCAAAGCAAAAGCTGCACGCCAAGCGCCATCGTTTACTGTTTGTTCTGGTGGGTGTAACCCTTGCAATTAACGCGCTTATCGCCTTTTTATTGCACGACTCTATGGTGGAAGAAAAGCAGCGCCAGCGCGTTGCTCAGGCAGCCAGTGAAAACGCCGCATCGGCTGCGCGCGCCATTGAAACCTATATAACCGAGCGAATCGAAACAGTAGAGCAGTGGAGCGCCGACCCAGAACTAGCGGCGGCCATTGAGGCACGCGACGCCCAACGACTGGAAGCCATCACTGCACGACTGGCCCGAGGCCAAGAGGATTTGCTTGCGCTGCGCGCCTACCCCGAAGGTAGCGAAGCCTTAATCAGAGAACACGGTGCCCCGGTGCGCTACGCCGAGCTAGACCTTATTCGTCGCAGCACACGACGCCAAGACACCCTAGCAGAGGTGGCCCCCCTGGACTCCGGCTGGCAGCTACATATCGCCCGCCCGGTACCACCGCAGGGCGAGCAAAATGCCGCCGGCAGCCTCCTTGCGACTTTTAAACCGCAGACTGCCGTTACCTCACTAAACAACGCCAATGCTCAGCTAGGCAAAACCGAGCTGCAACAATCCTTTTCCAGCCATAAGCCGCTAATGCTCACCAGTATCGGCGAAGGCAGCGCCGCACCGGCCGCAGAGCAAAAAATTGCCAACAGTTATCTGAGCATAAAGTTCACGCCCTCGCAGCGACTGGTGGACCAATCCGCAGAGCTGCCGGGCATGTGGATTTTAACCATTAGCCTTCTGGTTACTGCCGGACTCGCCCTGGCTTTGCTGTTACCCCGCCTGCTGATTCGGCCTAAATCCGGGGCGGAGGGTGAAGGTCTGATATTGCCCCAGCAATATAAAGACAGCCGCAATGAAACAGCCGATAACCAAGAAGACAACGAGCCGGCCAGCCCACCGCAGCCGGGCAGCCTGTACCAGTCGCAGGACATTCTGGATATTGAAGTTATCGAAGAGGACGCCGATATTCTGGGGCTCGATAGCGCCGAACCACGTAAAAAAGCACCGGCGCAACCCACCCCCAGCGCCAGCCACGCAGAGGTTCCCGATCAGGTGTTCCGCGCCTATGATATTCGCGGTAAGGTCAGCGACGGGCTGACCCCCGAACTTGCCATGCAAGTGGGCCTCGCCTTTGGCAGTGAAGTACAAGACCAAGGCGAAACCTCGGTAGTGGTCGCCCGCGACGGTCGCAACCATAGCCCCGAGCTGTGTGAGAGCCTGATTGAAGGGCTGCTGGCTTCAGGTTGCGACGTGATCAATATTGGTGTGGTACCGACACCCCTGATGAATTTTGCGGTGTGCGAGCTGCCCGGCACCAATAGCGGCGTGATGGTCACCGCCAGTCACAACGGAGCCGAATACAACGGCTTTAAAATGGTGATCAACGGCGAGTCTCTGGCCGACACTGCGATCAAAGATATCCGTTCACGCATCAACCAGCGCCGATATCTCGAAGGCCAGGGTGAACTCACCGAAGAGGACATCGTTGCGGACTATATCGACCGAATCTTTTCCGATGTCGCTCTGGCCGGCCAAATCACTGTGGTAATTGATGCTGGCAACGCCGTAACCGGCGCAGTTGCACCGCAGCTATTCGAAGAACTCGGTTGCGACGTTATTCCCCTCTACTGTGAACTGGATGGCAACTTCCCCAACCACGCACCCGACCCAAGTAGTGCAACAAACCTGCAAGACCTCATTGCCAAAGTTAAAGAAACCGAAGCGGATTTAGGCCTTGCCTTTGACGGCGACGGCGATCGCTTAGGGGTTGTCACACCGGCAGGTCAAATCATTTGGCCGGATCAGCTGCTGATGTTGTTTGCCAAAGATATTCTGTCGCGCAACCCGGGCGCGGATGTCCTGTTCGACGTCAAGTGCTCTAAACAACTCAATCAGTTAATTTCCAGCTACGGCGGCCGCCCGATTATGTGGAAGACAGGCCACTCGCACATGAAACAAAAAATGCAGGAGACAGGCGCGCTGATTGGGGGCGAGTACTCTGGGCATATCTTTATTAAAGAGCGCTGGTACGGCTTTGACGATGGCCTGTACGCTGCAGCGCGAATGCTGGAAATTATCACTTTGCGTGACCAGCCCATCGACGAAGTCTTTGCCGCATTTCCCATGCTTCCCAGCACACCGGAAATTCGCATCCCGGTCGCTGAAGAGCAAAAGTTCAAACTGATTGAAAGACTGTGTAACGAGGGTGACTTCCAAAATGGCAAGGCAACCACTATTGACGGTTTGCGGGTGGATTTTTCCAAAGGCTGGGGATTGGCGCGAGCCTCAAACACCGGCCCTGAAATTACCTTGCGCTTTGAAGCCGAAAGTGAAGAAACTCTGAATAAACTACAGCAGCTGTTCAAGCGCGAGCTGCTCAAAATCGACAAAAACCTCAACCTGGAATTTTAA